Proteins encoded within one genomic window of Actinomycetota bacterium:
- a CDS encoding phosphoribosyltransferase codes for MFFEDRKDAGQRMISMVEGYRGAADTVVLGLPRGGIVVALEIALALELPLDVWVTRKIGAPLNPELAIGSVDFDGNLLLDENATRLHEVSERNIREMADEQIAETRRRYEQYRGVAEPPDVKGKTILVVDDGVATGFTMLAALKSLRHRGAEKIICVVPVASPRVMSRLEKNADDVQCFSTPSYFGAVGEFYRNFDQVSDEEVMDCLEKARHSTPK; via the coding sequence ATGTTTTTCGAGGATCGCAAGGATGCAGGCCAGCGGATGATCTCAATGGTGGAAGGTTACAGGGGCGCCGCTGACACCGTTGTCCTCGGACTGCCCAGGGGCGGGATCGTAGTCGCACTGGAAATAGCACTGGCTCTGGAGCTGCCGCTGGACGTGTGGGTGACCCGCAAGATAGGCGCACCCCTGAATCCGGAGCTCGCCATAGGTTCTGTGGATTTCGACGGGAACCTGCTTCTGGACGAGAACGCCACCCGTCTGCATGAGGTCAGCGAGCGGAACATCCGCGAGATGGCTGACGAGCAGATCGCCGAGACCAGGCGCCGTTACGAGCAATACCGCGGAGTCGCCGAGCCCCCGGATGTCAAAGGCAAGACCATCCTCGTCGTCGACGACGGCGTGGCAACCGGATTCACGATGCTGGCGGCACTGAAATCCCTGCGCCATCGAGGCGCCGAAAAAATCATCTGCGTGGTTCCCGTGGCTTCACCGCGGGTGATGAGCCGTCTTGAAAAGAATGCCGATGACGTCCAGTGTTTTTCCACACCGTCCTATTTCGGGGCCGTGGGAGAGTTCTACCGCAATTTCGATCAGGTCTCCGATGAAGAGGTGATGGACTGCCTCGAAAAAGCACGTCATTCAACCCCGAAGTAG
- the tsaD gene encoding tRNA (adenosine(37)-N6)-threonylcarbamoyltransferase complex transferase subunit TsaD — translation MILAIETSCDDTCAAILDGDRLLASIISSQTAFHAEYGGVVPEVASRHHLELINPVIAEALTEAEVSLADITRVAVTNRPGLIGALLVGVSTAKAIAYALDAEFVAISHLEGHVAANYLPPEPMEPPFVCLVASGGHTSIVMVHERGRFELLGQTLDDAAGEALDKGARLLGLGYPGGAELDALASGGDPDYMVFPVGLNRQGNLDFSFSGVKTALYYYLRDLDAREFNIHKADIAASYQASVVKALVSKSIAAAEANGSEQLCLSGGVSANSELRRRLSRECDVRGIRLRIPPPELCTDNAAMIASAARYVTPIVSPGYLSLGAMASGGFAA, via the coding sequence TTGATACTCGCCATCGAGACTTCCTGTGATGACACCTGCGCGGCGATCCTGGACGGTGACCGCCTGCTTGCCAGCATCATTTCTTCCCAGACAGCATTCCACGCGGAATATGGTGGCGTGGTTCCGGAAGTGGCGTCCCGTCATCATCTCGAACTAATAAATCCGGTGATAGCAGAAGCACTTACGGAGGCAGAGGTGTCTTTGGCAGACATCACCCGGGTAGCAGTAACCAACAGGCCGGGCCTGATCGGCGCCCTGCTTGTAGGCGTATCGACGGCAAAAGCTATCGCCTATGCGCTGGATGCTGAGTTCGTTGCCATCAGCCATCTTGAAGGCCACGTAGCTGCCAACTACCTGCCGCCAGAGCCTATGGAGCCGCCATTTGTCTGCCTGGTCGCATCCGGAGGCCATACATCAATCGTGATGGTGCATGAGCGGGGCAGGTTCGAGCTGTTGGGGCAGACCCTGGACGACGCCGCCGGCGAAGCACTGGACAAGGGAGCCAGGCTGCTGGGTCTGGGATACCCCGGGGGCGCTGAGCTTGATGCACTTGCATCGGGTGGAGATCCAGACTATATGGTCTTTCCCGTTGGCCTGAACAGACAGGGCAATCTCGACTTCAGCTTCAGTGGCGTCAAAACCGCACTCTATTATTACCTGAGAGATCTCGATGCCCGTGAGTTCAATATCCACAAGGCTGATATTGCAGCCAGCTACCAGGCATCAGTGGTCAAAGCTCTTGTAAGCAAGTCGATTGCGGCAGCTGAAGCGAATGGCAGCGAGCAGTTATGCCTCTCGGGAGGCGTCAGCGCCAACTCTGAGCTGCGCCGCAGACTTTCCCGCGAATGCGACGTCAGAGGCATTCGCCTGCGGATCCCGCCGCCAGAATTATGCACGGATAATGCCGCCATGATCGCCAGCGCTGCCAGGTATGTGACCCCGATCGTTTCTCCCGGATATTTATCATTGGGCGCCATGGCTTCCGGCGGGTTTGCGGCCTGA
- the rimI gene encoding ribosomal protein S18-alanine N-acetyltransferase: MAEIRPMRLSDLKQVLEIEESSFPRPWSLNAFITQLAKDSSVCLVAVDEGGIVGYIIATQYVEVWHLLDLAVRDDYRRKYLATDMIEQFLDICSSDKHRGFTLEVRKSNRGAIKMYESFGFICTGIRKGYYRDNGEDALIMWKDSEDMLA; this comes from the coding sequence TTGGCTGAAATAAGGCCCATGCGGCTGTCAGACCTGAAGCAGGTACTCGAGATCGAGGAATCCTCATTTCCCCGTCCGTGGTCGCTGAATGCCTTCATCACCCAGCTGGCAAAGGATTCCAGCGTCTGCCTGGTGGCAGTGGACGAGGGCGGGATCGTCGGCTATATAATCGCTACCCAGTATGTCGAAGTCTGGCATCTTCTGGACCTGGCAGTAAGGGACGACTACCGCCGAAAATATCTCGCGACTGACATGATCGAGCAATTCCTGGATATCTGCAGCAGCGACAAGCACCGGGGCTTCACCCTGGAGGTCAGGAAATCCAATCGCGGCGCCATCAAGATGTACGAGAGCTTCGGATTCATCTGCACCGGCATCCGCAAAGGCTATTATCGCGATAACGGCGAGGATGCCCTGATCATGTGGAAAGACTCCGAGGACATGCTGGCTTGA
- the tsaB gene encoding tRNA (adenosine(37)-N6)-threonylcarbamoyltransferase complex dimerization subunit type 1 TsaB, translating into MPTLAIDTSTEVLALALGDGEKVLDELSIDAGRSHLEMLLPAVQDLLDSNGLAIGDLNAIVAGTGPGTFSGLRVGIATARALAQSLELPLFGYSSLEALANGLADGAEKPMPRWILPLIDARRGQVFARLYKKEGEKGLKPESEVLCLDPDRLSDILPEISEGSVRAGGNGALAFRETLAAGGRLELLETDDEANRMRAGWHISAAEDSEIAAGYHPGKLLSVLPFYVREPDADKTVLLKKREPWLK; encoded by the coding sequence ATGCCGACGCTGGCCATTGACACATCGACGGAGGTACTCGCCCTGGCGCTGGGAGATGGGGAGAAGGTTCTCGATGAACTCAGCATCGATGCCGGCCGGTCCCATCTGGAAATGCTGCTTCCAGCTGTACAGGACCTGCTCGACAGCAACGGCCTGGCGATCGGCGATCTCAATGCCATAGTGGCCGGTACAGGCCCAGGGACGTTCAGCGGGCTCAGGGTGGGCATAGCAACGGCGCGGGCGCTCGCGCAATCCCTGGAATTGCCACTTTTTGGATACAGCAGCCTCGAAGCGCTCGCCAACGGGCTGGCCGATGGCGCAGAGAAGCCGATGCCTCGCTGGATCCTGCCTCTGATCGATGCCAGGCGTGGCCAGGTATTTGCCCGCCTTTATAAAAAAGAAGGGGAAAAAGGACTGAAGCCAGAATCTGAAGTACTCTGTCTTGACCCGGACAGACTGTCTGATATCCTTCCGGAGATATCCGAAGGCTCTGTACGCGCGGGCGGCAATGGAGCGCTGGCCTTTCGGGAAACCCTGGCAGCCGGCGGGAGACTGGAACTATTAGAAACGGATGACGAAGCTAACCGGATGCGAGCCGGCTGGCATATCAGTGCGGCCGAGGATTCTGAGATCGCAGCTGGGTATCATCCCGGAAAGCTGCTCAGCGTCCTGCCTTTTTATGTACGCGAGCCAGACGCAGACAAGACCGTCCTTCTGAAAAAGAGAGAACCTTGGCTGAAATAA
- the tsaE gene encoding tRNA (adenosine(37)-N6)-threonylcarbamoyltransferase complex ATPase subunit type 1 TsaE, with product MPLEILSRSEEQTKCLAAGFSKLLQAGDIVFLIGQLGAGKTFFIRHAAEALGVSEPVTSPSYTMAQSYSGVIRVHHLDLYRLSSFKAEDFMDFEEFFEEDAVTFIEWPESAAPFIEKPDAIIRLEHVDLNSRRISIDSSNSRIASGLERLHADAGH from the coding sequence ATGCCCCTGGAAATCCTCTCCCGGTCGGAAGAACAGACCAAATGCCTGGCCGCCGGTTTTTCCAAACTGTTGCAGGCTGGCGATATCGTCTTTCTGATCGGGCAACTGGGCGCGGGAAAGACGTTTTTTATACGTCATGCTGCAGAAGCCCTGGGTGTCAGCGAACCTGTGACAAGCCCCAGTTACACCATGGCCCAGAGTTATTCCGGCGTTATCAGGGTCCATCATCTCGATCTTTACCGGTTATCCAGCTTCAAGGCTGAAGACTTCATGGATTTTGAAGAGTTCTTCGAGGAAGACGCAGTGACTTTCATAGAGTGGCCGGAGAGTGCAGCCCCCTTCATAGAGAAACCGGACGCGATCATCAGGCTCGAGCATGTAGATCTGAACAGCAGACGCATCTCGATAGATAGCAGCAACAGCAGGATCGCCAGCGGACTGGAGAGGTTGCATGCCGACGCTGGCCATTGA
- a CDS encoding uracil-DNA glycosylase, giving the protein MSAADRLAELLKRVESCQRCELGKTRTNAVLGSGSADSRLMFVGEAPGYHEDQQGIPFVGQAGKLLDKLLGRIGLRRADVYVANVLKCRPPDNRDPLSSEIETCRPFLEEQISIIRPRVICTLGNFSTKLLSGKPDGISRIHGQPQAMPGYEGILLFPVYHPAAALYTPSNLKALEADFDQLPALLGQAKPQPLAEPSAVDPDPVIEAVEGQAEPEQLDLF; this is encoded by the coding sequence ATCTCAGCGGCAGACCGCCTGGCAGAGCTACTAAAGCGGGTGGAATCATGCCAGCGATGCGAACTGGGGAAGACCCGCACCAACGCCGTGCTTGGCTCGGGAAGCGCCGATTCCAGGCTGATGTTCGTTGGCGAAGCCCCCGGCTATCATGAGGACCAGCAGGGGATCCCATTCGTCGGCCAGGCTGGAAAGCTCCTCGATAAACTCCTGGGACGGATCGGACTCAGGCGCGCAGACGTCTATGTGGCCAATGTCCTGAAATGCAGGCCCCCGGACAACCGGGATCCACTGTCGTCCGAGATCGAGACCTGCAGGCCGTTCCTTGAAGAGCAGATATCCATCATCAGACCAAGGGTCATCTGCACCCTGGGCAACTTCTCGACAAAACTGCTGTCAGGCAAGCCTGACGGCATCTCCCGGATCCACGGCCAGCCACAGGCTATGCCAGGATATGAAGGCATTCTTTTATTTCCTGTCTACCACCCTGCTGCGGCCCTTTACACGCCATCCAACCTGAAAGCGCTTGAGGCTGATTTCGATCAGTTGCCGGCGCTTCTGGGGCAGGCAAAACCTCAACCGCTGGCTGAGCCTTCCGCTGTCGACCCTGATCCTGTGATAGAGGCAGTTGAGGGTCAGGCTGAGCCTGAGCAACTCGACCTGTTTTAG
- a CDS encoding zinc ribbon domain-containing protein, with protein sequence MPIYEFCCSGCGDRFEELVSSGDKGAKGVKCPSCGSKKVQRLLSSFSFKSAGGSGPASAGNTAKGCGSCSKTSCSSCG encoded by the coding sequence ATGCCGATCTATGAATTTTGCTGCAGCGGATGTGGAGATCGTTTCGAAGAGCTGGTGAGCTCTGGTGATAAGGGCGCCAAAGGTGTGAAATGCCCCTCCTGTGGCTCGAAGAAGGTCCAACGGCTGCTCTCGAGCTTCTCTTTCAAATCAGCCGGAGGCTCCGGACCGGCTTCGGCCGGCAATACAGCCAAGGGTTGCGGATCCTGCTCAAAAACATCCTGTTCTTCCTGTGGATAG
- a CDS encoding pantoate--beta-alanine ligase — MAPEVKKPAGADSRSSLVAEKITDVRERITAARTSPDIVVSLVPTMGSFHEGHLSLMRAARAESDFVVVSIFVNPAQFGPAEDLEAYPRDLEHDLELAAHEGVDLVFSPAETEMYPQAYETFIEVGQVADGLCGQGRPGHFRGVATVVAKLFNIVRPDVAYFGQKDAQQAAVIRRVATDLDIATEIRVCPIVREADGLAMSSRNSYLTDEERIQAPALYNALLLAKESVENGESDAARIRKAMRRAIGQHYLLEFEYARIVDPDDLKPVATVDRKVLAAVAARAGKARLIDNMLIEPLRR, encoded by the coding sequence ATGGCGCCCGAAGTAAAAAAACCAGCAGGCGCCGATAGCCGATCGAGCCTCGTCGCGGAAAAAATCACCGATGTCAGGGAGCGGATCACCGCTGCCAGGACAAGTCCTGATATCGTGGTGAGCCTGGTTCCCACGATGGGTTCCTTTCACGAAGGGCACCTCAGCCTGATGCGGGCTGCCAGGGCGGAATCGGACTTCGTGGTTGTCAGTATCTTCGTGAATCCGGCCCAGTTCGGTCCGGCGGAGGACCTGGAAGCGTACCCCAGGGACCTTGAGCACGACCTGGAACTTGCCGCCCATGAAGGTGTGGATCTGGTCTTCAGTCCCGCAGAAACCGAGATGTATCCGCAAGCTTACGAGACATTTATCGAGGTCGGCCAGGTAGCTGACGGCCTGTGTGGCCAGGGCCGGCCAGGCCATTTCAGGGGCGTGGCCACCGTAGTCGCCAAACTTTTTAATATTGTCAGGCCGGATGTGGCATATTTCGGCCAGAAGGATGCACAGCAGGCCGCGGTCATACGGCGGGTGGCGACTGACCTGGATATTGCCACGGAGATCCGTGTTTGTCCGATTGTGCGCGAAGCCGACGGCCTTGCCATGAGTTCGAGAAACTCCTATCTGACTGACGAAGAGCGCATCCAGGCTCCCGCGCTGTACAACGCGCTGCTCCTGGCGAAGGAGTCGGTGGAAAATGGTGAATCCGATGCCGCCAGGATCAGGAAGGCGATGCGGCGGGCTATCGGCCAGCATTACCTTCTTGAATTCGAATACGCCCGCATCGTCGATCCTGATGATCTGAAACCGGTCGCTACTGTCGACCGTAAAGTGCTGGCGGCCGTGGCCGCCCGGGCCGGTAAAGCCCGTCTGATCGATAACATGTTGATTGAACCTTTGAGGAGGTAG
- a CDS encoding aspartate 1-decarboxylase — MRRIMLKSKIHRATVTAASVDYEGSISIDSELMKAADILAHEQVHVLDVDNGTRLVTYAIPGNPGEICMNGAAARKVAVGDTVIIVSYGGLVPKEWPDHEPVIVLVDKDNRISSIKGERKKPSPEEPASPHD, encoded by the coding sequence ATGCGGAGGATAATGCTGAAAAGCAAGATTCACCGTGCCACAGTGACTGCCGCGAGCGTCGATTATGAAGGCAGCATCAGCATCGATAGTGAGCTGATGAAAGCGGCGGATATCCTGGCTCACGAGCAGGTGCATGTCCTGGACGTCGATAACGGTACCCGTCTTGTCACTTATGCGATTCCCGGCAATCCCGGCGAGATCTGCATGAACGGCGCCGCTGCCAGGAAAGTCGCAGTCGGCGACACCGTGATTATCGTCTCCTATGGTGGGCTGGTCCCAAAGGAATGGCCCGATCATGAGCCGGTCATAGTCCTCGTGGACAAAGACAATCGGATCAGCAGCATCAAGGGCGAGCGGAAAAAGCCGTCGCCGGAAGAACCCGCCAGCCCTCACGACTGA
- a CDS encoding YjbQ family protein yields the protein MREELDIVNITQEVSGAVHESSMKHGAATVFVPGATGVVTCLEFEPGVVADFKAAMERMAPRDIPYEHDRYQADGNGHAHVRAGMLGPSLTIPFIDGELTLGVWQQVVLVNCDNRRRNRRVVVQVIGS from the coding sequence ATGCGCGAGGAGCTGGACATCGTCAACATCACCCAGGAAGTATCCGGGGCCGTCCACGAAAGCTCCATGAAACACGGCGCTGCGACAGTGTTCGTGCCCGGGGCGACCGGAGTCGTCACCTGCCTGGAATTCGAGCCCGGAGTCGTCGCTGACTTCAAGGCGGCGATGGAGCGCATGGCGCCACGAGACATTCCCTACGAGCATGACCGTTACCAGGCTGACGGCAACGGCCATGCCCATGTCCGGGCCGGCATGCTTGGGCCTTCGCTGACAATACCTTTCATCGACGGCGAGCTGACCCTGGGTGTCTGGCAGCAGGTAGTGCTGGTGAACTGTGACAACCGCCGGCGCAACCGGCGGGTGGTCGTCCAGGTAATCGGCTCCTGA
- a CDS encoding orotidine 5'-phosphate decarboxylase — translation MPPILQVALDFLDLPRALQVADEALKGGVDWIEAGTPLIKSEGLEAVRQMKRRWPDAVIVADLKTMDAGRFEMESAAKAGAQVAGVLGAASDATIAECIEVARNYGLRVIVDMIEVVDPVERARQVEKMGADYVGIHTAIDQQMQGKADLELIRRIKAAVSIPVSVAGGINSETAADAAAAGADIIVVGGAIIKAADAELAARQIRQAIDSRRGVETTLYKRASGTDILPVLSQVSTANISDAMHRSGELTGLMPVYSGIRMAGPAFTVRTFPGDWAKPVEAIDLARKGDVIVIDAGGAGPAVWGELATHSARERGIAGVVIYGAVRDTPEIRELEFPVFASIFTPTAGEPKGFGEVDVPVNVSRVKINPGDWLVGDDDGVVVIPKAKAIEVANRAMDVLERENRLRKEIQDGSTLSQVAYLQKWEKT, via the coding sequence ATGCCTCCCATCCTTCAGGTAGCTCTGGACTTTTTGGATCTGCCGCGGGCGCTCCAGGTCGCGGATGAAGCCCTGAAGGGCGGCGTCGACTGGATCGAGGCCGGCACGCCGCTGATCAAGAGTGAGGGTCTCGAGGCGGTCCGGCAGATGAAGCGGCGCTGGCCGGACGCGGTGATCGTCGCTGACCTCAAGACCATGGACGCCGGCCGCTTCGAGATGGAGTCGGCTGCGAAAGCCGGGGCACAGGTCGCCGGCGTTCTCGGGGCCGCTTCCGACGCTACTATCGCCGAGTGTATCGAAGTCGCTCGCAACTACGGCTTGCGGGTGATAGTCGACATGATCGAAGTCGTTGACCCCGTGGAACGCGCCCGCCAGGTCGAGAAGATGGGCGCGGATTACGTGGGCATCCATACGGCCATCGACCAGCAGATGCAGGGAAAGGCCGATCTGGAACTCATCCGCAGGATCAAGGCAGCAGTGTCGATCCCCGTCTCTGTCGCGGGGGGTATAAATTCCGAAACAGCCGCCGATGCAGCCGCCGCCGGCGCCGATATCATCGTAGTCGGCGGAGCGATAATCAAAGCGGCAGACGCCGAGCTGGCCGCGCGCCAGATCAGGCAGGCGATCGATTCCCGGCGAGGTGTTGAAACGACCCTTTACAAGCGAGCGAGCGGCACTGATATCCTTCCCGTTTTAAGCCAGGTATCGACGGCCAATATCTCCGACGCGATGCACAGAAGCGGCGAGCTCACGGGATTGATGCCCGTATACAGTGGAATCAGGATGGCAGGCCCGGCATTCACAGTGCGGACGTTCCCCGGAGACTGGGCTAAACCGGTCGAAGCCATCGATCTTGCCCGGAAAGGCGATGTGATCGTGATCGACGCCGGCGGCGCCGGCCCTGCCGTCTGGGGTGAGCTGGCGACCCACAGCGCCCGCGAGCGGGGCATCGCCGGTGTGGTCATCTACGGAGCAGTGCGTGATACTCCAGAGATAAGAGAGCTGGAATTTCCGGTATTTGCTAGCATATTCACGCCCACTGCCGGCGAGCCAAAAGGATTCGGGGAAGTCGATGTGCCGGTAAACGTGTCCAGGGTGAAGATAAATCCTGGCGACTGGCTGGTCGGCGATGATGACGGCGTCGTCGTCATTCCGAAAGCAAAAGCCATCGAGGTGGCAAACCGGGCGATGGACGTTCTGGAGAGGGAAAACCGTCTACGGAAAGAGATCCAGGATGGCAGCACCCTGAGCCAGGTGGCCTACCTGCAGAAGTGGGAAAAGACCTAG
- a CDS encoding zf-HC2 domain-containing protein, with translation MDCREILEGLSEYIDEDLAEKTCREIEGHLKDCYNCRVVVNTLRRTVTMYREIPAPEMPGDVRTRLHKVIRIKNSSD, from the coding sequence ATGGATTGCCGGGAAATACTCGAAGGGCTCTCTGAATATATCGATGAGGATCTAGCAGAAAAGACCTGCCGCGAGATCGAGGGCCATCTCAAGGACTGCTACAACTGCCGCGTCGTGGTCAACACTCTCAGGAGGACGGTGACCATGTACCGGGAAATCCCCGCCCCGGAGATGCCCGGAGATGTGCGGACCAGGCTGCATAAAGTGATCCGCATCAAGAACAGTTCGGACTAG
- a CDS encoding sigma-70 family RNA polymerase sigma factor, which yields MENTVPTDNELIDEIRDGNADALEALMSRYESRVYSLAYRMLGNKEDAEDVLQDTFLNVVRSIDGFKSRSSFSTWLYRVAANAALTKLRQKSRREKSEGEFLDEVYSIKDAAHSETSMVDWSGGPAEKLLNDEARQVMDEAVAELPDKYRVVFVLRDVEGMPAAEVAKVLDLSIPAVKSRLHRARLYLRNRLSDYFTGETG from the coding sequence ATGGAGAATACAGTTCCCACCGACAATGAACTGATAGATGAGATCAGGGACGGTAACGCTGATGCCCTGGAAGCCCTTATGTCCCGGTATGAAAGCAGGGTTTACAGCCTCGCTTACAGGATGCTGGGGAACAAGGAAGACGCAGAGGACGTTTTGCAGGATACTTTTTTAAACGTCGTCAGGTCTATTGACGGTTTCAAGAGCCGGTCGAGTTTTTCGACCTGGCTTTACAGGGTCGCCGCCAACGCCGCCCTGACCAAACTGCGCCAGAAGAGCAGGAGAGAGAAAAGCGAAGGGGAATTTCTGGATGAAGTATATTCCATCAAGGATGCCGCCCACTCGGAGACATCCATGGTCGACTGGTCAGGTGGTCCAGCGGAAAAGCTGCTTAACGATGAGGCACGGCAGGTCATGGACGAGGCTGTTGCGGAGCTGCCCGACAAATATCGGGTCGTCTTCGTGTTAAGGGACGTGGAAGGCATGCCCGCAGCGGAAGTCGCAAAGGTACTTGATCTTTCTATCCCTGCGGTGAAATCACGACTGCACAGGGCACGCCTGTATCTCAGGAACAGATTGTCAGATTACTTCACAGGGGAGACAGGTTAG
- a CDS encoding zinc ribbon domain-containing protein yields MAIYDLKCDDCGKQFEKFVTGFLTEEDKECPRCNSSRISQKYSSSFGIGSSCSTTGGGCSKPPSGGFG; encoded by the coding sequence ATGGCAATCTATGATTTGAAGTGTGACGACTGCGGCAAGCAGTTCGAGAAGTTCGTGACCGGCTTTCTGACCGAGGAAGACAAGGAATGCCCCCGGTGCAACAGCAGCCGTATATCACAGAAATATAGCAGCTCTTTTGGTATCGGATCTTCCTGTTCCACCACAGGTGGCGGATGCAGTAAGCCGCCTTCAGGCGGTTTTGGCTGA
- a CDS encoding 4Fe-4S binding protein encodes MDPGEVVTVNGSLCRGCGDCVVACPEKAIKISQV; translated from the coding sequence ATGGATCCTGGTGAAGTGGTCACGGTTAACGGATCGCTTTGCCGCGGTTGCGGTGACTGCGTGGTGGCATGTCCTGAAAAAGCGATAAAGATCAGCCAGGTATAG
- the trxA gene encoding thioredoxin, with protein sequence MSANVLEVTDANFQSEVLDSDVPVIVDFWAAWCGPCRMVGPIVEEIAQDQAGKVKVAKLNVDENRETATKYGIMSIPTILLFDKGAIAKQVVGAMPKSALVQELGLA encoded by the coding sequence TTGTCAGCTAACGTTCTCGAAGTGACTGATGCGAATTTTCAAAGTGAGGTACTCGATTCCGATGTGCCGGTCATAGTTGATTTCTGGGCTGCCTGGTGCGGTCCCTGCCGCATGGTGGGCCCCATCGTCGAGGAGATCGCCCAGGACCAGGCCGGCAAGGTAAAGGTCGCGAAGCTCAATGTTGATGAGAATCGTGAGACCGCAACCAAATATGGGATCATGAGCATCCCGACGATACTTCTGTTTGATAAGGGCGCGATCGCCAAGCAGGTAGTCGGCGCCATGCCCAAGAGCGCGCTGGTGCAGGAGCTCGGTCTGGCCTGA
- a CDS encoding L,D-transpeptidase family protein, translating into MSRATPVQNSKSAGSVRRNTAFVIGATLIAVVFLGYLSMASLFPPEIKIKPENGSKDVTIDQQLQIFTSWMRGEVKNVSVREVTLDPLGATVSDKIIEGSLNGDVFTRSDGGPLLRPDSRYEVKVDAELTELTMTGPRKKEVSESASFQTITTPAPVFTQGTQTVPIGEPIIIEFNTPVETFSYEISPELQSTSRLDEENRTRAFISFEGYEQGKEYTLTVTSATADNGAGMLKPYSQKVTTTNPLKIFFVPGDGESGVSLSTRPTLTFSEDIKNPEIAESIISFDPQVLGGWDWISPDTIEFKPLAEWTQGQKATIRVKGGTEAFRGVSGSYLRQDVESSFTAKPSKQIDVNLTEQKVYLYDNDKLVRTMICSSGSQATPSLTGTYAVYAKAEKLDMRGEGYVAPNVPWVLMFNGDYTIHGNYWSTTFGTPTSHGCVGLPLDEAEYLFNWTPMGTIVSIHY; encoded by the coding sequence ATGAGCAGGGCAACTCCAGTACAAAACTCAAAATCAGCTGGTTCAGTCAGGCGTAATACAGCATTCGTCATTGGGGCTACGCTTATCGCGGTGGTATTCCTGGGCTACCTGTCCATGGCCTCACTGTTCCCCCCCGAGATAAAGATAAAGCCAGAGAACGGCAGCAAGGATGTCACCATCGACCAGCAGCTGCAGATCTTCACCAGCTGGATGCGGGGGGAGGTCAAAAACGTCAGCGTCAGGGAAGTCACGCTGGATCCGCTGGGGGCGACCGTCAGCGACAAGATCATTGAGGGCAGCCTGAATGGTGATGTCTTCACGCGATCAGACGGCGGGCCGCTGCTGCGGCCCGATTCCCGTTATGAGGTGAAGGTCGATGCGGAGCTGACCGAGCTGACCATGACCGGCCCCAGGAAGAAAGAGGTGAGCGAAAGCGCTTCCTTCCAGACGATAACCACACCCGCTCCCGTATTCACCCAGGGAACACAGACGGTTCCAATCGGTGAGCCGATCATCATCGAGTTCAATACACCCGTAGAGACTTTTTCTTACGAGATCAGCCCCGAACTCCAGTCGACCTCAAGGCTCGATGAAGAGAACAGGACCAGGGCATTCATATCCTTCGAGGGATACGAGCAGGGCAAGGAATACACTCTGACGGTCACAAGTGCTACCGCCGATAATGGCGCCGGTATGCTGAAGCCTTACTCGCAGAAGGTGACTACGACTAATCCGCTGAAGATATTCTTCGTTCCGGGAGACGGCGAGTCCGGAGTCAGCCTGAGCACGCGCCCGACTCTGACTTTCAGCGAGGATATCAAGAATCCAGAGATCGCGGAGTCGATAATATCCTTCGATCCGCAGGTTCTGGGAGGATGGGACTGGATCTCACCCGACACGATTGAATTCAAACCGCTCGCCGAATGGACTCAAGGCCAGAAGGCCACTATCCGCGTAAAGGGTGGAACTGAAGCATTCCGCGGTGTCAGCGGCAGCTACCTCAGACAGGATGTTGAAAGCTCGTTCACGGCAAAGCCGTCGAAACAGATCGATGTGAACCTGACCGAGCAGAAGGTCTATCTATACGACAATGACAAGCTGGTCAGGACGATGATCTGCTCCAGCGGTTCCCAGGCGACACCGAGTCTAACTGGCACCTATGCGGTTTATGCCAAGGCAGAGAAGCTGGATATGAGGGGAGAGGGTTATGTGGCGCCAAACGTTCCCTGGGTACTAATGTTCAATGGCGATTACACCATCCACGGGAACTATTGGTCAACGACTTTTGGAACACCTACCAGCCATGGCTGCGTTGGACTGCCACTGGACGAAGCTGAGTACCTCTTCAACTGGACGCCCATGGGCACCATAGTCTCGATCCACTACTAG